The genomic region GGCTTTCTTGAGCATTTCGCGCTCGTTGCCGCCCTCGTATAAGTCGCTGATGAGGACCAGGATGGTGTCGGTAGGGCGGGTGATGAGCTGCTGGCAGTAGCCGAGGGCTAGGTTGATATCGGTGCCGCCGCCGAGCTGCACACCGAAGAGCAAATCCACGGGGTCTTGCAGGTTTTCGGAGAGATTCACCACACTGGTATCAAACACCACCATGTGCGTTTTTACGGCCTTGATGGATGCCAGCACCGCCCCAAACACGCCCGCATATACCACCGACGAGGCCATCGACCCGCTCTGGTCCACGCACAGCACAATTTCCTTGAGGGCTTGCCCGCGCCGCCCAAAGCCCACCAGTCGCTCCGGAATAATGGTACGCTGCTCAGGCTGGTAGTGCTTAAGGTTGGCCCGAATGGTAGCTGCCCAGTCGATTTCGCGGTAGCGGGGGCGCGGGTTGCGCACAGCCCGGCTTAGAGCGCCCTGCACCGCCTGCCGCAACGGGTTCGAGAGTTTCTGCTCCAGTTCCTTCACTACCTTGCCCACCACTTCGCGGGCCGTGTGCTTCACCTTCTGCGGCATCACCCGGCTCAGCGACATCAGGGTACCTACCAGGTGCACATCGGCCTGCACCGTGCGCAGGATTTCGGGCTCCAGCAGCAGTTGGTGCAGGCCCAGGCGGTCCATGGCGTCGCGTTGCATCACGGCTACCACCTCGGTAGGAAAGTACGTGCGAATGTCGCCCAGCCAGCGGCTCACGCGCGGTGCCGAACCGCCCAAGCCGGCTTTGCGCTCGGGCTGCTGGTCGTAGAGGGCCGTCAGCACGTCGTCCATACCGTTGTAGTCGGCATCGAAGGGTAGGGCGTTTTGGGCGTCGGCCTCGGAGCCGAGGACGAGCTTCCAGCGGGTAGGGGTGTTCATAGCTGGTCAGAGTTAGAGCCGAGCGCGGCTTCGAGTTCTTCGGTGGTAGGCAGGTTGCGGCGTAGCTCGGCGGGTAGGGCGCGGGTCAGCTGCCACTCCGCTACCCCGATGGGCTGGTGGAGGTTGCGTAAGGCGTACTCTGACACAATACGGTTTTGGGTTTTGCACAAGATCAGGCCAATGCTAGGGTGGTCGGTGGGGTGACGCAGTAGGTCGTCGGCGGCGGCTAGATAGAAACTCATCTTACCGCTGTACTCCGGTTTAAACTCCCCCATTTTTAGATCAATAATGACAAAGCAGCGAAGCTTGAGGTGGTAGAACACCAGATCGAGGTAGTAATCCTGCCCACCTATTTCCAGGTGGTACTGACTACCCACCAGCGCAAAGCCCTTGCCCAGCTCCAGCAAAAAGGCCCGTACGTGGTCGAGCAATCCTTGCTCCAAGTCGCGCTCCTGGGCTTCCAGGCCCAGCGAGAGAAAATCGAACGTATACGGATCCTTCAATATCTGTTGCGCCAGCTCCGACTGCGGCGCTGGCAGCGTGCGCGCAAAGTTGCTGACCGCCCGGCCCTGGCGCTGGTACAACCCGCTTTCCACCTGCGCAACCAGCACATTGCGGCTCCACCCATTTTCAATGGTTTGGCGCACGTACCATTCCCGCTCGGTTGGGTCGTTTATTTGATCTAAGAGCCGGACATTGTGTCCCCACGGAATTTGTGCAACAACTTGTTGCAAAATTGTTTCATCAGTCCAGGCCTCCGCGAAAGACTTCATATACCGCAAGTTACGCGGCGAAAATCCAGTCATGTCCGGAAACGCGGCGCGCAGATCGGCAGCCAGATGCGTTACCACTTTGGCACCCCAACCCTGCTGTTGCTCCTGCTGCAAAATGCTGCGCCCGATGCGCCAGTACAGCACTACCAATTCCGAGTTGACAGCCAGCGCCGCCCGCACTTGCGTTTCGCGGATTTGGGTTTTCAGTTCCGATAAAAACTTTGGGTAATCGGGCGGTAAAGCAGGTAAGCTCATAGGAGAGAAGAACTACTGTGGTATAGTAAGCAATATAGGCGTGTACGTTATCTATTCAGCAACTCAGAATAATGGTGTGAGGCTATGCCCCGTGCCGACTATGCGCAGGCCTTTAGCTTGCATTTATCCGCGCCGTCTGCGCTGGAGTGTATTGTTCTGCCGGTGCAGGCCAGAGGCCTGCGCATAGTCGGCACGGGGCATAGCCCCGCGCCATCCATACGGATTCCTACACCCCTAACAGCTCCCGTAGTCCTGGCAGCACCCGCAGTCCACGTTCCAGATCGAACTCGTCCTCGGCCACAGCCAGGGCGGGCTGCGTGCCTTGTTGGGCGAGGTCCAGCAGCTGGCGGCGCTCGGGTAGGGAGAAGTCGGTGAAGGCGCGGCGCAGTAGGGGCACGATTTCGCGAAACGTGTCTTCGGGCAACTCACCGAGCCAGCCATTGAGTAGGTCGAACAGGGGGCGGTGGTGGAGCAGGAGCATGCCGCTGCCGCTGAGGAATCCTTCAATCCAGGCGGTGGCGTAGTCGGTAGGCTGGACGGGCGCGAGGGCCAGGCCGAGGGCCGTGGCAGCCGCTTCCGGCGCTAGCTGGTGCGCATCAAACAATAGCCGTCCGGCAGCACCCGCCAAGAGGCCCGACGAAGCCGCGTTGTGCAGCACCACGGCCAACGCGGCGTACCAATCGGCTTCCTGCGCTTCGTCCTGCAACAGTCGAATGGCTTGGTGCGTGCTTTCGATGCGGGGTAGGAGCTGGCGGGCCGCGTCGTAGTCGAGGCCGGTGCAGGCCTGAGGTAGGCCGATGCACAGACGCGGTACCAGGTGGTGCACCACCGTGGCTACCTGGGCGGTTTCGGTGCGGCGCACGTTGCCGTAGCGGAGTACGTTTACCAGCGGGGGTAGGGCGGCCAGCAGGTGCGTCACGTCGCGGGTGACGGCCGAGAGGGTTTCGAGCCGTGCTACCAACGCCCCAATGGCCGGGCCGAGGTCAGCTTGCAGAGCTTCTTCCAGCAAGTGGCTCACGGCTTCAAGGTCAGGGGCTTCGGCGGCACGGGAAGCGGCTTTGGCAGCGGCGGCGCTTAGCACGGTATTCCCCCAGCGGCCGGCGTCGAGCACGTTGAGGGCATAGTCGGGCTGCCATTGCAGCTCCCACAGTTCGTGGAAGGTGCCGGCTTTGCCCTGGGCGCGGCGCGGCTCGCCCCACGGAATACTCAGCAGGCGCAAGCGATGCAGCAGGTGACTGCGGCTCAGGTCCAGCTCTTTGCGCAGGTCCAGGTCGAGGGTTTTAGCGCTGGCTTCGGGCTTGAGGCGGGTGGTTTTTTGCTGCAGCTGCATGTCCTGTTGCAGGGGAGTGGCGGGCTGCTCGGGCGGCACGGCGCCTAATCGTTCGCCAATCACCAGCTCGCGCTGTACCATCTGCAGCGCCTCGGCGTAGCCCCCGCCCAGAATGGCCACGGCAGCTTCCTGCAACTCCTCGACGCCAGGCAGCTCCCGGCCGCGTACCAGGGCCAGGGTTTCGGCCAGGCGCACGCCTTCAATAGCGTGAGCGGCAGAGGCGTCCAGGTCGCGGGAGCGGAGCAAGCGGGCGGCGCGCACCATCCAGTGCGTGACCACCTCGGAGCGGGGCACCTTGAACAGCAACTCGTACCAGGCCGGCGACAATACGCCCGCGCCGTAGCCCGAGGCGTAGGAAAGCCGCTCGAACGTCCACGGAATCCAGGTGGCAGCGGTGGGTACTTTCTTCAGACCTTTCAGGCGGGCTTTGTCTTCTTTCTTCAGCAGCTCGGACCGCAGCACCGGCGCGTGCCAGGCCCCACACACCACCGCCACGCGGGCGTAGCTCTGCGCAAGGGTAGTACGCAGGGTTTCGCGCATGTAAGCCTCGCGGAGTAGGGTTTCATCGGTTTCGGGTAGGGCCAGCTCTTCGCGCAGGGCGGTCATCATGTCCAGCACCACCGCGAAGGTATCGGCGTGGCCGGGGGCGTGTTCCAGGCGCAGTTCCCACCACCGCTCGCCGTCGGCGTAGCCGTCGAGTTCGGCGAGGTAGGAGATGGGGTCGGCTTTGAGGGAAGGTTCCTGACGTTGCGCCTCACCCCCTAGCCCCCTCTCCGAAGAAGGAGAGGGGGGACTAGCTTCTAACTCTTCTAACTCTGGCTTTTGCTCTGGTGTGTCTGGTATTGGGTTAGAGCTAGCTTCTAAAACTAGTTCCTCCTCTCCTTTTGGAGAGGGGGCTAGGGGGTGAGGCGCAACGTCTGGTGCTTCGTCCGGCATTCCAAACCGCAACGTCATCGGCAAATCGAAGCAGCGGAGGTGGGCACTGTGCTGGTGGCACCACTGGATGGCCTGCCACTCGGGTGAAAACTCGGCGAAGGGGAGAAACGAGGCCTGCTGGTGCTGCTTGGGGTTGTAGACGAGCAGGGCCACGGGCGGCACCATCTCGGGGTGGGTAGCCGCTGCCAGCGCCGCTTCGGCATCGGCGGGGCACTCCAGCAGCACCATGTCGGGCCGGAACGCGTCGAGGGCGTGGCGGAGGCTGGCGGCGCTGCCGGGGCCGTGGTGGCGGATGCCGAAGAGGCGGAGGTCGGTGGGCATAGGTTTGGAGTAGTGCTATAGCAGTTTCACGAACGATGTAGGGAAGCGCATTCGCGTCTCTTCGTTGAGCAATAGGTGGCGCGGACGACAAGACGCGAATACGCGTCTCTACATACCTGATGCATCGTACAAGAATCCGTTATAAGTTCAACAATCATACTGCTCTACCCGCCTCACCACCACGCCCACGTGTTGCTCCAGCGCGGCCGCCAGTTGCCCCAGCGTCGGCGAGGTATAGGCATCCTGCAAGTGCAGGTCGCCGATGGAGAGGAGCATGGCCCCGCCGCCTTTGGCCGGGCGAAGGGTGATGAGCTCTACTGCGGGTAGGGTAGGCGGCGTGAGGACAATGGTATCCTGCCGAATCGAAACGGCCCAGGCGGCCTGGTCAGGCACGGCCCATAGTGCCACCTGCTGGTCGTGCAGGCGGGTTTGCAGCGGGGTAGGCGTCTCGCAGAGCCCATCTCGGTACAGTGCCCGCTGCGCCTGCCGCCGCTCAGTATCGGCGAGGGCCGCGTGGGGGTAGGGCGTGCTGTAGTCAGGTTGGTAGTAGCTGGTCTGGCGACCTTGAGTAGTAAACAGCAGTGGCTCCTGTATCCGGGCGACGCTGGCCTCCAGGGCGGCCGACTGCGCCCGCACGGCGGCCATAAACGGCCGGGCGGCGGTCTGCTCGTCCAGCCAAGCCAAGTATAGCCCGGCCGCCGTGGGACCCGCCTTTTCCTGCCGGACGCCCCCAAACACCGACAGCGACAGGCGTACCGTGGGCCACTCCCAACGGGCCGTATCCGTCACCATGTCCCAGCGGGGCTTTTCGGGGTAGTGTTTGATTTCGGCGGGGGCGCCTAGCAGTTGGGTGAGGGGTTGCACCCAGCGGGCCGCCGCTACCGGCCCCGTGCCGAGGTGGTTGAGCGGCGGGGCCAATTCGTAGCTCACCTGCATCACGGGTTTGTGATGGGCTGGGGCGCGCAGGTTGTACTCCACCGCCGCCAATCCCAACACCGACCGGCACGCTCCGCGCAGGTTGGGCCAGCCCCCGTACGGCGGCAGCCACGCCTGTTGCCCAAGCTGCCGCTCCGCCTCGGCCAGCGTCAGGCCCCAGGGGAGTTGCTGGTCGTCGATAGGGTAGGCGGTGGGGGTAAGGGGCATAAGGATTGGTGACGTAGATGCAGATATCAATCAATAATCTTCAAGCATAAATAGCTATGGGCACAATCTGAATTACAGGGCCTTTAATTATTGTGACAATGTTAGCATCATTTAAGCCATGTTGTGCAAGATTTTGGAAGCCAGAAAATATACTGTCAAGCATACTTTGAGAAACGTTACTTAAACTGGTCTTGCGAAGTAAATTGATTCCGTCATCTGCGGAATTTATTATTTTTATCGTTTTGCCAAGTATAAAAAATTCGCCGTCTGCAATATCAGATAGAGATGGATCATTTAAATAATCTCTGTCGATTGTAAGGACCGCCTGAAATATTTCTGAGCCGACACTTTCTCCTGCAAGGTCTAAGCTTCCTTCAACTTTAAGTTCGTTGACGAGTAGTTTAAATTGTTTTAATAATTTATCATTTTTTTGATTGTTGCTTTTTTGTTGTTTAGAATGAGCACTTTCTTCTGTGAAATTAGACGCCAATTTGAATAAAGCTAAATAGTTTTCAAGAGTGCTAACAACCGGATTTTTACGTAAGGTGGCTTTGAATAAAACAAAATCACCAGTGCTAGAATTCATAATGCTTTCTTTACAAATGATTCCTTGATTGTCTAGGAGGGCTTGCATCTTGCCAAATAATGAATTTGGTGTATGCACTTTCTGCGTCTCTGCTGAAGTTTCATTACCAAGTTTCTGTTGCTTCCCAGCTTCTGCGGACATCTTGATTCCTAGAAAAGAGAATACATTATTTAGCCCAACTTCCCCTTGTGCTTTCTGTGAGAATTCGTTATTGGAAGATGTAATTGTTTTTAAAGTTTGAATCTTCGTAAAGCCATCTTCAATCATCGCCAGAATGTCGAAAACGTATTTTTGATTGAGATAGAATGGAATAGGAAATCTTGTCATGTCGAATAATACAGTTGACTGTTGAAAATAATCGATAATTACCTACTCCACCACCTCCCGGCACGCCCGATACAAATCCTTCCACCCGTCCCGCTCTTTCACCACAGTTTCGAGGTATTCGAGCCAGACGGTGCGGTCTTGCACGGGGTCTTTCACCACGGCGCCGGTGAGGCTGGCGGCTAGGTCGTGGGCGCGGAGGCTGCCGTCGCCGAAGTAGGCGGCCAGGGCCAGGCCGCTGTTCATCACGGATATAGCCTCGCCGGTGCTGAGGGTGCCGCTGGGGCTTTTGAGCTTGGTTTTGCCGTTCTCCGTCACGCCCGAGCGCAACTCTCGGAAGATGGTCACGAGGCGGCTGATGTGCTCCAGGGCCGGGGCTTCGGCGGGTAGCTGGAGGGCCTTGCCCTGCTTCTCCACCCGCGTCTGCACAATGCGCACTTCCTCGTCGAGGGAGGTAGGGAGGGGCAGCACCACCGTGTTGAAGCGGCGGCGCAGGGCGCTGCTTAGCTCGTTCACGCCCTTGTCTCGGTCGTTGGCGGTGGCAATGACGTTGAAGCCGCTGGTGGCCTGCACCTCCGTAGCCAGCTCGGGGATGGGCAGCACCTTTTCGGAGAGCATGGTAATGAGCGTGTCCTGCACATCGGAAGGGATGCGGGTGAGTTCTTCGAGGCGCACGAGGCGACCTTCCTGCATGCCCTTGAACAGGGGTGAGGGCACCAGTGCCCCCAGTGACGGGCCCTCGGCAATGAGGCGGGCGTAGTTCCAGGAGTAGCGGATGGCATCTTCGGAGGTGCCCGCCGTGCCCTGCACCAGCAAATCGGACCGCCCGCTAATGGCC from Hymenobacter aerilatus harbors:
- a CDS encoding VWA domain-containing protein — translated: MNTPTRWKLVLGSEADAQNALPFDADYNGMDDVLTALYDQQPERKAGLGGSAPRVSRWLGDIRTYFPTEVVAVMQRDAMDRLGLHQLLLEPEILRTVQADVHLVGTLMSLSRVMPQKVKHTAREVVGKVVKELEQKLSNPLRQAVQGALSRAVRNPRPRYREIDWAATIRANLKHYQPEQRTIIPERLVGFGRRGQALKEIVLCVDQSGSMASSVVYAGVFGAVLASIKAVKTHMVVFDTSVVNLSENLQDPVDLLFGVQLGGGTDINLALGYCQQLITRPTDTILVLISDLYEGGNEREMLKKAAALRAAGVTVVALLALADDGAPSFDRRVAEQFAALDIPSFACTPAKFPELMAAAIQGQSLSALAPA
- a CDS encoding PDDEXK nuclease domain-containing protein translates to MSLPALPPDYPKFLSELKTQIRETQVRAALAVNSELVVLYWRIGRSILQQEQQQGWGAKVVTHLAADLRAAFPDMTGFSPRNLRYMKSFAEAWTDETILQQVVAQIPWGHNVRLLDQINDPTEREWYVRQTIENGWSRNVLVAQVESGLYQRQGRAVSNFARTLPAPQSELAQQILKDPYTFDFLSLGLEAQERDLEQGLLDHVRAFLLELGKGFALVGSQYHLEIGGQDYYLDLVFYHLKLRCFVIIDLKMGEFKPEYSGKMSFYLAAADDLLRHPTDHPSIGLILCKTQNRIVSEYALRNLHQPIGVAEWQLTRALPAELRRNLPTTEELEAALGSNSDQL
- a CDS encoding DUF5682 family protein: MPTDLRLFGIRHHGPGSAASLRHALDAFRPDMVLLECPADAEAALAAATHPEMVPPVALLVYNPKQHQQASFLPFAEFSPEWQAIQWCHQHSAHLRCFDLPMTLRFGMPDEAPDVAPHPLAPSPKGEEELVLEASSNPIPDTPEQKPELEELEASPPSPSSERGLGGEAQRQEPSLKADPISYLAELDGYADGERWWELRLEHAPGHADTFAVVLDMMTALREELALPETDETLLREAYMRETLRTTLAQSYARVAVVCGAWHAPVLRSELLKKEDKARLKGLKKVPTAATWIPWTFERLSYASGYGAGVLSPAWYELLFKVPRSEVVTHWMVRAARLLRSRDLDASAAHAIEGVRLAETLALVRGRELPGVEELQEAAVAILGGGYAEALQMVQRELVIGERLGAVPPEQPATPLQQDMQLQQKTTRLKPEASAKTLDLDLRKELDLSRSHLLHRLRLLSIPWGEPRRAQGKAGTFHELWELQWQPDYALNVLDAGRWGNTVLSAAAAKAASRAAEAPDLEAVSHLLEEALQADLGPAIGALVARLETLSAVTRDVTHLLAALPPLVNVLRYGNVRRTETAQVATVVHHLVPRLCIGLPQACTGLDYDAARQLLPRIESTHQAIRLLQDEAQEADWYAALAVVLHNAASSGLLAGAAGRLLFDAHQLAPEAAATALGLALAPVQPTDYATAWIEGFLSGSGMLLLHHRPLFDLLNGWLGELPEDTFREIVPLLRRAFTDFSLPERRQLLDLAQQGTQPALAVAEDEFDLERGLRVLPGLRELLGV
- a CDS encoding DUF6414 family protein, which produces MTRFPIPFYLNQKYVFDILAMIEDGFTKIQTLKTITSSNNEFSQKAQGEVGLNNVFSFLGIKMSAEAGKQQKLGNETSAETQKVHTPNSLFGKMQALLDNQGIICKESIMNSSTGDFVLFKATLRKNPVVSTLENYLALFKLASNFTEESAHSKQQKSNNQKNDKLLKQFKLLVNELKVEGSLDLAGESVGSEIFQAVLTIDRDYLNDPSLSDIADGEFFILGKTIKIINSADDGINLLRKTSLSNVSQSMLDSIFSGFQNLAQHGLNDANIVTIIKGPVIQIVPIAIYA
- a CDS encoding ATP-binding protein; this translates as MSETTVILRPHAEDLYAEELAALRAADHDRPKPPNWHLSPWATVTYLLGGKLDNGFEIEPKYIGQRRLMEIAVATLATDRALLLLGVPGTAKSWVSEHLTAAISGRSDLLVQGTAGTSEDAIRYSWNYARLIAEGPSLGALVPSPLFKGMQEGRLVRLEELTRIPSDVQDTLITMLSEKVLPIPELATEVQATSGFNVIATANDRDKGVNELSSALRRRFNTVVLPLPTSLDEEVRIVQTRVEKQGKALQLPAEAPALEHISRLVTIFRELRSGVTENGKTKLKSPSGTLSTGEAISVMNSGLALAAYFGDGSLRAHDLAASLTGAVVKDPVQDRTVWLEYLETVVKERDGWKDLYRACREVVE